Proteins from one Cryptomeria japonica chromosome 4, Sugi_1.0, whole genome shotgun sequence genomic window:
- the LOC131032943 gene encoding uncharacterized protein LOC131032943 codes for MERLDRLMKCVVVMWLLVVVLVSYAAVEEAKEQGQRTTEAAQEKAQEAKESSESWTDWAKDKLSSFSGVVTDEAGNKYDSANQQVRDQKGTAQDLASQVGEGLTNVKKKVSEATTGARSYGGQKASEGVETLQDAKDSAQSYGGKAGEKLGNVKDTAQSYEGQAQETIGNLKDTAKSKTSLTVEQAEEALKKAKENVKEKGSKAVEQAQEALRQAKDAAMDKGAKAREAIENSKDSTFGNLKDTTKSKISLTVEQAEEALMKAKENSKEKGSKAVEQAQEALRQAKEAAMDKAAKARETVENSKDSVGNLKDTATSKTSLTVEQAEEALRKAKENTKEKGSKAVEQAQEALRQAKEAAMDKGAKARETIENSKDSGGNLKDTAKSKTSLTVEQAEEALRKAKENTKEKGSKAVEQAHEALRQAKEAAMDKGAKARETIENSKDSTLGNLKDTAKSKTSLTVEQAEEALRKAKENVKEKGSKAVEQAQEALRQAKEAAMDKGAKAKGTLESSKDSTLDAAEHAYETTKHKVGEAYESAKDTASEQAKQKYESAKETASKAAGDVGEKLKHTCQGGRESPNCKKHDNHEEL; via the exons ATGGAGAGGCTTGACAGGTTGATGAAGTGTGTGGTGGTGATGTGGTTGTTGGTGGTGGTGCTGGTTTCGTATGCCGCAGTGGAGGAGGCGAAAGAACAGGGGCAGAGGACTACAGAGGCAGCGCAAGAGAAGGCTCAGGAGGCCAAGGAGTCTTCCGAGTCATGGACTGATTGGGCAAAGGATAAGCTCTCTTCCTTTTCTGGTGTTGTTACCGA TGAAGCTGGCAATAAGTATGATAGTGCAAATCAACAAGTGAGGGACCAGAAAGGTACTGCCCAGGACCTCGCTAGCCAGGTGGGAGAAGGACTAACTAATGTTAAAAAGAAAGTCTCCGAGGCAACAACTG GCGCTCGTTCTTATGGAGGACAGAAAGCAAGTGAAGGAGTAGAAACTTTGCAAGACGCAAAGGATTCAGCTCAATCATATGGAGGCAAAGCAGGGGAAAAATTAGGTAATGTGAAGGACACAGCTCAATCTTATGAAGGACAAGCCCAAGAAACCATTGGCAACTTGAAGGACACAGCCAAGAGTAAGACAAGCCTCACAGTAGAACAGGCTGAAGAAGCTCTGAAGAAAGCAAAGGAAAATGTGAAGGAGAAAGGCAGCAAAGCAGTAGAACAGGCACAAGAAGCTTTGAGGCAAGCAAAAGACGCTGCAATGGATAAAGGTGCCAAAGCCAGGGAAGCAATAGAGAACAGCAAGGACTCTACTTTCGGCAACTTGAAGGACACAACCAAGAGTAAGATAAGCCTTACAGTAGAACAAGCTGAAGAAGCcctaatgaaagcaaaagaaaatagtaagGAGAAAGGCAGCAAAGCAGTAGAACAGGCACAAGAAGCTTTGAGGCAAGCAAAAGAAGCTGCAATGGATAAAGCTGCGAAAGCCAGAGAAACAGTAGAGAACAGTAAGGACTCTGTCGGTAACTTGAAGGACACAGCTACGAGTAAGACAAGCCTTACAGTAGAACAGGCTGAAGAAGCCCTGAGGAAAGCAAAGGAAAATACTAAGGAGAAAGGGAGCAAAGCAGTAGAGCAGGCACAAGAAGCTTTGAGGCAAGCAAAAGAAGCAGCAATGGATAAAGGTGCCAAAGCCAGAGAAACAATAGAGAACAGCAAGGACTCTGGTGGTAACTTGAAGGATACAGCTAAGAGTAAGACAAGCCTTACAGTAGAACAGGCTGAAGAAGCCCTGAGGAAAGCAAAGGAAAATACTAAGGAGAAAGGCAGCAAAGCAGTAGAGCAGGCACACGAAGCTTTGAGGCAAGCAAAAGAAGCAGCAATGGATAAAGGTGCCAAAGCCAGAGAAACAATAGAGAATAGCAAGGACTCTACTCTCGGCAACTTGAAGGATACAGCTAAGAGTAAGACAAGCCTAACAGTAGAACAGGCTGAAGAAGCCCTGAGAAAAGCAAAGGAAAATGTGAAGGAGAAAGGTAGCAAAGCAGTGGAACAGGCACAAGAAGCTTTGAGGCAAGCAAAAGAAGCTGCAATGGATAAAGGTGCCAAAGCCAAAGGAACACTAGAGAGCAGCAAGGACTCTACTCTGGATGCTGCAGAACATGCTTATGAGACAACAAAACACAAGGTTGGTGAAGCCTATGAGTCTGCAAAGGACACCGCGAGTGAGCAGGCCAAGCAAAAATACGAGTCTGCTAAGGAGACCGCCTCCAAAGCTGCTGGAGACGTTGGGGAGAAGCTAAAACACACTTGCCAAGGTGGGAGGGAGAGTCCCAATTGTAAGAAGCATGACAATCATGAAGAGCTATAG